The DNA sequence GCAATGAGACTACGCCAGCTAGGATCAACTCAATCTGTCACCTTTGTAGCCCCCCCCCCGAGGTCTATCGAAGCATACTCGACCTTCGAACTGAGCATACGAGAGGTGAACTAATCTTCGAGTCAACCCATATCGTGACTTCAGTCGACGTGGTTCGTTGGTTGCTAGAGCAGAGCTGCAAATTTAATGAGCAGATGATGCCGCTCCATATTGCACAGGGTCTCAACTTTTGCCATCGCACCAACGCGTTATGGAAGCACCCCGAGTTCCTCACCGACAAAAGTGCCTTGAAGAAACTGCTCGGCGTCATACAACTCCAGGAGCATCAAACACTCGAACAGCTTTACAGCACGAGATTTTCAGCTCCACAAACGGACAAGACCAACTTTGACTTTACACAGCTACAGAGGTTCTCTTCTGTGCTTGATAACAAGAGACATACCGCATCAAGCGAGGCGTTAActcctgctgcagcctttATGGAAGTTGAACAAGAACGAGAAGTTGAGTTTGAGGTCGAGCAGGTCagagaaaagcaaagtgATATGCAGTACACGCCACGCAAATTTCCTGGCCTTGCTGGTTTCATCAAGTCTTTCGTCGTTACTGGAAGATTGGAAGCTGGAGGCCCATACTTGCAAGCTTTTGAGTTTATTGGTATGACAAAAATTGGGCGCAAGTTTAAAGTCAAGAAGACGGCCTCAAGGCTTTTTGTTTCGCGGGAGTTTGCCAACACGACTGTTAACAGTAAACTTCAAACGGAACCTGATATACTTGTAAGAAACGCTCTATTTATTGCTGTTTTAGATGTACCTGACCTTGTGTGCAGCGCCCTGTGGAATGGGTCCTTTGGAGTCCTTCAACTGAGACTGCTCTTGTCATCATATCCGAAGAACTTGAATCCATCATGCCGATGCTAAGAGATCAGAAGAAGCCTTGTGTCTGGTTACTCTGTTATGCAGCACCAGTGACCAGGTCTATGCAAAGTTTCAACAGCCTTGTTTACTATACTATCCCTTCCTGGACTAACGATACCTTGTTCCCTGAATTTCTCGCCGTTGAGATTGGCATAGTAGCCGGAAGGCTCTACTTTAATTACTCGGAATACAAGTATTTGCTATTTTGGCTGGGTATTGTCTCTGAtgaaggaagagatgaaataAGCAATGGCAGGACCTTCATGACTTGCGGATTTCCTTTCAAGAAAGCGCTCAATTTCTTGCAGGAATGGTTAACGTACAGGCGCCAGACGCTCGACATTCTGCATACACCGATGGGATTTGTGTGCCAACGAAGGAGTTTGTATAACAGCCAttctttctttgcttcgAATACCTCAAATTTTCAAAACATACACCAGATTGCTCGCTTTCGAAACAGCAGTATTGATGGACAGGAGAGTGATGATAATGATAATGAGTCGGTTGGCATGGATGATGGGTTGGCTGTTTTTGAAGAGCAAATAGAAAATGAAGGAAGTACTAGTAACCAATttgttaatataatacttcCTAGATAATCTAGGATCCCTAAAATACAAGGGGTACTAAATATTAAGATTTATTTCTAATGCAATTGTATAAGTTCAAAagacttataatagctagtgtaataaaaaactataccTAGCCCTTggtttaataactaagtaaataaaaatattttaaaaaagaaaaattatatttagctttattaaatctaataatatataacaAACTATgcactagatagttagtataaggtagtttcccaagggataaatataataaactatacactagttagttaatataagataAATTTCCTAAGGAATAAACCTAGtaataattctaggtttatattagtaaagtaattaggaaacctaataggtaatataaataatagtaaataaatattactaaagtataaataatataaagtatattataattttaattttatattaataattagttatttaaaattatttttaagtaagtataaaaaatatatatatattttattatttataaatatttactttttataataacctAAGTTACTAATATCCTAAATAGTTAGTGGCTTATaaaattcctaagggataaacctagtctatagtttatattagcagaTTAGTTAGGAGATctataagtaatagtaaatagtaaataatattacttagAGAGTAGGCTATAAAGTGTATTATAAtcttagttttatattaataactagctatttaaaactatctttaagtaagtataaaaagtatatatatattttattatttactagtgtttacttttctaaagtaaatattttttatattaggaatttatttactagtgtttatttttctaaagtaaatataattctaATTAGCTGTATTAgttaaaggtttttttattatatataccttataggtttatttattataactataagttattagattataatataatactcccttTCTATTAGTTTTATCCCTAAGGCCTAGCCTgctatttataagtaagtctAAGCctttagttatattaagtaagtaacttttttttattattattattatacctaattatattaaaaagttaaaagcgctattaaagttatattttattatttattattattcttaactaaattttatttatttatttagttttaaggTAGTgccttatatataatacttaaataagaaaatttattatataataattaaaggtattaataattacacttattattatagcttaggttatttttataatagtttataagttttaatattaagttataagtgtttttttttttttttttttttttattattaattttttagttaattcTATTATTAAAgagctaaagtatttaaagtattagaaaaagcttataaaagaagctttagtataataaactatacactagatagttagtatagggtagattcctaagggataaacctagtaaatgattctgggtttatattagtaaagcagttaggaaacttaataagtaatataggcaatagtaaataatattactagataataaaagtataaagcatattataatcttaattctatatt is a window from the Trichoderma atroviride chromosome 5, complete sequence genome containing:
- a CDS encoding uncharacterized protein (EggNog:ENOG41), which produces MMPLHIAQGLNFCHRTNALWKHPEFLTDKSALKKLLGVIQLQEHQTLEQLYSTRFSAPQTDKTNFDFTQLQRFSSVLDNKRHTASSEALTPAAAFMEVEQEREVEFEVEQVREKQSDMQYTPRKFPGLAGFIKSFVVTGRLEAGGPYLQAFEFIGMTKIGRKFKVKKTASRLFVSREFANTTVNSKLQTEPDILVRNALFIAVLDVPDLVCSALWNGSFGVLQLRLLLSSYPKNLNPSCRC